One Belonocnema kinseyi isolate 2016_QV_RU_SX_M_011 chromosome 6, B_treatae_v1, whole genome shotgun sequence genomic region harbors:
- the LOC117174221 gene encoding DNA-directed RNA polymerases I, II, and III subunit RPABC3: MAGVLFEDIFNVKDIDAEGKKFDRVSRLHCESESFKMDLILDINSWLYPMELSDKFRLVLATTLREDGYPDGGEWNAVELDGGSRADSFEYVMSGKVYRIEGDEANKEPSCRLSAYVSFGGLLMRLQGDSNNLHGFEIDQHMYLLMKKLAF, translated from the coding sequence ATGGCGGGTGTTTTGTTCGAGgacattttcaatgtaaaagacATTGATGCAGAGGGAAAAAAATTCGACAGAGTGAGTCGATTACATTGCGAGTCCGAATCCTTCAAAATGGACCTTATTCTGGATATCAACAGCTGGCTCTACCCCATGGAACTGAGTGACAAATTCCGACTGGTTCTAGCAACAACTCTGCGTGAAGATGGCTACCCGGACGGGGGTGAGTGGAATGCTGTTGAATTGGACGGTGGCTCACGAGCTGATAGTTTCGAATACGTAATGTCTGGCAAGGTGTACCGAATCGAGGGTGACGAGGCCAACAAGGAACCCAGCTGTAGGCTCTCTGCTTATGTGTCCTTCGGAGGTTTACTGATGCGACTTCAGGGTGACTCCAATAATTTACACGGCTTCGAGATCGATCAACACATGTACCTGCTTATGAAGAAGCTCGCCTTTTAA